A window of Aeromicrobium sp. Root236 contains these coding sequences:
- a CDS encoding SDR family NAD(P)-dependent oxidoreductase: protein MTTPDAVIVTGASTGIGKAMVDNFAANGIRVFAAVRDLTTVDEHALVTPVRLDVTSAQEALDAADLVRGALGPDTRLRGIVNNAGIAVGGPLEFLDLDDLRRQLEVNVVGQLAVTQAFLPLLREHGKGRIVFTSSIGGRVAAPFIGPYAASKHALNGMAESLRRELKPWGIGVSVLAPATVSTPIWDKAGADIDEIEGKLPAKALELYGEAITAMRSISADARHSGIPASKVAEAAHHAVFARRAKAEYLVGTEAKMIATASNVLPFRTFDKAVRKQMFGS, encoded by the coding sequence ATGACAACTCCCGATGCCGTGATCGTGACCGGCGCCTCGACCGGGATCGGCAAGGCCATGGTCGACAACTTCGCCGCCAACGGCATCCGTGTGTTCGCCGCGGTGCGCGACCTGACCACGGTCGACGAGCACGCGCTCGTCACGCCCGTACGGCTCGACGTCACGTCGGCCCAGGAAGCCCTCGACGCCGCCGACCTCGTCCGCGGAGCGCTGGGGCCAGACACCCGCCTGCGCGGCATCGTCAACAACGCCGGCATCGCGGTCGGTGGCCCACTGGAGTTCCTCGACCTCGACGACCTGCGCCGCCAGCTCGAGGTCAACGTCGTCGGCCAGCTCGCCGTGACCCAGGCCTTCCTGCCGCTGCTGCGCGAGCACGGCAAGGGTCGCATCGTGTTCACCAGCTCGATCGGCGGACGCGTCGCCGCGCCGTTCATCGGGCCCTACGCCGCGTCGAAGCACGCCCTCAACGGCATGGCCGAGTCCCTGCGCCGTGAGCTCAAGCCGTGGGGCATCGGCGTCTCGGTGCTCGCCCCCGCGACGGTGTCGACCCCGATCTGGGACAAGGCCGGCGCCGACATCGACGAGATCGAGGGCAAGCTGCCGGCCAAGGCGCTCGAGCTCTACGGCGAGGCGATCACGGCGATGCGGTCGATCTCGGCGGACGCCCGGCACAGTGGCATCCCCGCGTCGAAGGTCGCCGAGGCGGCGCACCACGCGGTGTTCGCGCGGCGGGCCAAGGCGGAGTACCTCGTCGGCACCGAGGCCAAGATGATCGCCACCGCGTCGAACGTGCTGCCGTTCCGCACGTTCGACAAGGCCGTACGGAAGCAGATGTTCGGCTCCTGA
- the mca gene encoding mycothiol conjugate amidase Mca, whose protein sequence is MVDQLRLMHVHAHPDDESSKGAASTAKYVAEGVDVHVATCTGGERGSILNPGFEHPGIVDNPELITEIRREEMERAREILGVKQDWLGFVDSGWPEGDPKPPLPEGCFALVPIEEAAEPLVRLIRSFRPHVLTTYDENGGYPHPDHIKCHEISVYAYEAAADPDRYPDAGEPWQVSKLYYHLGWSWKRMEAIANAMVAHGLENPYEDRFKDWERKPEDEARLTTRVECADYFGVRDQALLAHATQIDPNGFWFAIPHEIQAEAWPTEDYQLVDSKVETSVPEDDLFAGLRETDASLP, encoded by the coding sequence GTGGTCGACCAGCTGCGCCTCATGCACGTACACGCCCATCCAGACGACGAGTCGAGCAAGGGAGCGGCGTCGACGGCGAAGTACGTCGCCGAGGGCGTCGACGTCCACGTCGCCACGTGCACGGGCGGTGAGCGCGGCTCGATCCTCAACCCCGGTTTCGAGCACCCCGGCATCGTCGACAACCCGGAGCTGATCACGGAGATCCGCCGCGAGGAGATGGAGCGCGCCCGCGAGATCCTCGGCGTCAAGCAGGACTGGCTCGGCTTCGTCGACTCCGGCTGGCCCGAGGGCGACCCGAAGCCGCCGCTGCCCGAGGGCTGCTTCGCTCTCGTGCCGATCGAGGAGGCCGCAGAGCCGCTCGTACGCCTGATCCGTTCGTTCAGGCCGCACGTCCTCACGACGTACGACGAGAACGGCGGCTACCCGCACCCCGACCACATCAAGTGCCACGAGATCAGCGTCTACGCGTACGAGGCGGCCGCCGACCCTGACCGCTATCCCGACGCCGGCGAGCCGTGGCAGGTGTCCAAGCTCTACTACCACCTGGGCTGGAGCTGGAAGCGCATGGAGGCGATCGCCAACGCGATGGTGGCCCATGGGCTCGAGAACCCCTACGAGGACCGCTTCAAGGACTGGGAGCGCAAGCCCGAGGACGAGGCACGCCTGACGACCCGCGTCGAGTGCGCCGACTACTTCGGCGTCCGCGACCAGGCGCTGCTGGCCCATGCCACGCAGATCGACCCCAACGGCTTCTGGTTCGCGATCCCGCACGAGATCCAGGCCGAGGCGTGGCCGACCGAGGACTACCAGCTCGTCGACTCCAAGGTCGAGACGAGCGTCCCCGAGGACGACCTGTTCGCCGGGCTGCGCGAGACGGACGCTTCGCTGCCCTAG